The Halosimplex litoreum genome has a window encoding:
- a CDS encoding oligosaccharide flippase family protein, whose protein sequence is MNLARASGLLFVVELVNTALGFLGTVYFARELGATALGVFFLFEATLYTMATVVDFGLRGAVEKRISAGDDPARMFGAALALKLALIAVVSTVVLAAREPLAAYIGVDLALELVAVVAVFELSMLAVHVLHGELRVAQTAVLHFLRSLTFVVVAVALLRLDYGVRALVYGLLVSYGLLLVTATFRLETPLAMPGRRHLRSLYDYAKFNGIWGLGGHVYNWMDVIVIGLFLSQAAVGAYELAWRLTTTAIMFSTVFARALFPQLSAFEADGATEKLSALVSDSLTTSLLLILPSVVGIALLSRELLGVIFGPEYVIAAGAFVILVVEKLPQAVNLVLDKGIQAFDRPKYGAIATVVSLSMNVALNLALVPRLGLEGAALATLLSVVVNTAILAYFFRRLLPVRFPVADVAWCSLAALVMGGAIVAVLRVVVVDTAVGLVAVVAVSAAVYGAGVLASPSLREKVLGGVRGAVG, encoded by the coding sequence ATGAACCTCGCCCGCGCGAGCGGGCTGCTGTTCGTCGTCGAACTGGTCAACACCGCCCTCGGATTCCTCGGCACCGTCTACTTCGCCCGTGAACTCGGCGCGACGGCGCTGGGCGTGTTCTTCCTCTTCGAGGCGACGCTGTACACCATGGCGACGGTCGTCGACTTCGGCCTGCGCGGCGCCGTCGAGAAGCGCATCAGCGCCGGCGACGACCCCGCACGGATGTTCGGGGCCGCCCTCGCGCTGAAACTCGCGCTCATCGCCGTCGTCTCGACGGTCGTCCTCGCCGCTCGCGAGCCCCTGGCCGCCTACATCGGCGTCGACCTCGCGCTCGAACTCGTCGCGGTCGTCGCCGTCTTCGAGCTGTCGATGCTCGCCGTCCACGTCCTCCACGGCGAGCTCAGAGTCGCCCAGACCGCCGTCCTCCACTTCCTGCGCAGCCTCACCTTCGTCGTCGTCGCCGTCGCGCTCCTCCGGCTGGACTACGGCGTTCGCGCGCTCGTCTACGGCCTGCTCGTGAGCTACGGCCTCCTGCTCGTGACGGCGACGTTCCGGCTGGAGACGCCGCTCGCGATGCCCGGCCGTCGGCATCTCCGCTCGCTGTACGACTACGCGAAGTTCAACGGGATCTGGGGGCTCGGCGGTCACGTCTACAACTGGATGGACGTGATCGTCATCGGCCTCTTTCTCTCCCAGGCCGCGGTCGGCGCCTACGAACTCGCCTGGCGGCTGACGACGACGGCGATCATGTTCAGCACCGTCTTCGCCCGCGCACTCTTTCCCCAGCTGTCCGCCTTCGAGGCAGACGGCGCCACCGAGAAGCTCTCGGCGCTCGTCTCCGACTCGCTGACGACATCGCTGTTGCTCATCCTTCCCTCGGTCGTCGGCATCGCGCTGCTCTCGCGGGAACTGCTCGGCGTGATCTTCGGGCCCGAGTACGTGATCGCCGCCGGCGCGTTCGTGATCCTCGTCGTCGAGAAGCTCCCGCAGGCGGTGAACCTCGTCCTCGACAAGGGCATCCAGGCGTTCGACCGACCGAAGTACGGGGCCATCGCGACCGTCGTCTCGCTGTCGATGAACGTCGCGCTCAACCTCGCGCTGGTGCCTCGCCTGGGGCTCGAAGGCGCGGCGCTCGCGACACTGCTGTCGGTCGTCGTCAACACGGCGATCCTCGCGTACTTCTTCCGGCGGCTCCTGCCCGTCCGATTCCCGGTCGCGGACGTGGCCTGGTGTTCGCTGGCCGCGCTCGTCATGGGCGGGGCCATCGTCGCCGTACTGCGCGTCGTCGTCGTCGACACCGCGGTCGGCCTGGTGGCGGTCGTCGCCGTCTCGGCTGCCGTCTACGGCGCGGGCGTGCTCGCCTCGCCGTCGCTGCGGGAGAAAGTACTCGGCGGGGTCCGCGGCGCGGTGGGGTAG
- a CDS encoding PQQ-dependent sugar dehydrogenase codes for MDSRDVPVDDEVGSRTRRSLLRTIAVTGVAGALAGCSLAGRSGGSGDDTETPDGTAPPDAPATDVPATDAPEPYFEPGPTVRLEEVATGLVSPSALVTADDGTDRRFVLDQVGTVHVIEGDDLRAEPFLDLTDRLVAVGEGLPNWVSYDERGLLGIAFHPAFAENRRLYVRYSAPSDDEELDHRERLSEFTADDDGERVDPGTERVLMDLPWARPIHQAGTIEFGLDGYLYGALGDGLNPFNGQDITGELKGGIFRIDVDGGSPDALPVGRGEDLDGGERPYGIPQDNPLVGAEGRDEYYAWGLRNPWKMAFSGDRLIVGDVGQAEWEEVNVIERGANYGWPLREGLHCHDPQTGTSSDEGCVDESERGEALVDPVLEFPHFADDRAVGFAVIGGHVHTGSVSAVADSYLFGAFTSSFEEPAGRLLAADPSGSGQWPVQEIQFADRDRLDIQVLSLGVADGDSYVLGTRAALAEDPLSQTDGVVYRIASA; via the coding sequence ATGGATTCACGAGACGTGCCGGTGGACGACGAGGTCGGAAGCCGAACACGGCGGTCTCTGCTGCGGACTATCGCGGTGACGGGTGTCGCCGGCGCCCTCGCTGGCTGTTCGCTCGCTGGCCGAAGCGGTGGGAGCGGGGACGACACCGAGACACCGGATGGAACCGCGCCACCCGACGCACCGGCGACGGACGTGCCGGCGACCGACGCGCCGGAGCCGTACTTCGAACCGGGACCGACCGTGCGACTGGAGGAAGTCGCGACGGGACTGGTCTCGCCCAGCGCGCTCGTGACCGCCGACGACGGGACCGACAGGCGGTTCGTCCTCGACCAGGTCGGGACGGTCCACGTCATAGAAGGCGACGACCTGCGAGCAGAGCCGTTCCTCGACCTGACCGACCGGCTGGTCGCGGTCGGCGAGGGGCTGCCGAACTGGGTCTCCTACGACGAGCGGGGCCTGCTGGGGATCGCCTTCCACCCCGCGTTCGCGGAGAACCGTCGACTGTACGTCCGCTACAGCGCCCCGAGCGACGACGAGGAGCTCGACCACCGCGAGCGGCTCTCGGAGTTCACCGCCGACGACGACGGTGAACGCGTCGACCCCGGCACCGAGCGGGTCCTGATGGACCTGCCCTGGGCCCGCCCGATCCACCAGGCGGGGACGATCGAGTTCGGGCTGGACGGTTACCTCTACGGGGCGCTCGGGGACGGACTCAATCCGTTCAACGGCCAAGACATCACGGGCGAGCTCAAGGGCGGGATCTTCCGGATCGACGTGGACGGCGGCTCGCCCGACGCACTGCCGGTGGGACGGGGCGAGGACCTCGACGGCGGCGAACGACCGTACGGGATCCCCCAGGACAACCCGCTCGTCGGGGCGGAGGGTCGAGACGAGTACTACGCGTGGGGACTGCGCAACCCCTGGAAGATGGCCTTCAGCGGCGACCGACTGATCGTCGGTGACGTCGGTCAGGCCGAGTGGGAGGAGGTGAACGTTATCGAACGCGGCGCCAACTACGGCTGGCCGTTGCGGGAGGGGCTGCACTGCCACGACCCCCAGACGGGGACCAGCAGCGACGAGGGCTGCGTCGACGAGTCCGAGCGCGGCGAGGCGCTGGTCGACCCGGTGCTGGAGTTCCCGCACTTCGCCGACGACCGGGCGGTCGGGTTCGCCGTCATCGGCGGCCACGTCCACACCGGGTCGGTGTCGGCCGTCGCCGACTCGTATCTGTTCGGCGCCTTCACGAGTTCCTTCGAGGAGCCGGCCGGTCGATTGCTCGCCGCCGACCCCTCCGGGTCGGGACAGTGGCCGGTCCAGGAGATTCAGTTCGCCGACCGCGACCGGCTGGACATCCAGGTCCTCTCGCTGGGTGTGGCCGACGGCGACAGCTACGTCCTCGGGACGCGCGCGGCGCTGGCGGAGGATCCGCTCTCGCAGACCGACGGCGTCGTCTATCGGATCGCGTCGGCCTGA
- a CDS encoding sugar phosphate nucleotidyltransferase — protein sequence MRTVILAAGRGGRLGPLTELRPKPMLPVANRPILESVVETAIEAGTDEIVLVVGYRRDRIQDHFGDGDDWGVPVRYVVQEHQLGAAHALSLAESAVDGPFLALHGDRPVDGDLLARLTDRYEASGRPTVAAARSRRPTEYGAVELDGEAVVGVSAEPTADPPFLVNAGAYVFDERVFDAVEASDSDTRGDLDLGMATALQSLADDGLLTAVVHGGSWQDVTYPWDLLSANAARLRDGGSTDVPDGVHETAAVSGDAALAETVSVGSHVSVLPGTALGRNVRVGSNVTLSNCIVLPGAEIGHGAVLSDCVVGESASVGPNVTVEGGDADVVVDGRVHEDVRLGGVLGDRATLRGNVTVRPGTTVGCDVRADAGTVLDGRIDSRETVRRG from the coding sequence ATGCGAACAGTGATACTCGCAGCGGGGCGGGGCGGTCGGCTCGGTCCGCTGACGGAGCTGCGACCGAAACCGATGCTCCCGGTGGCCAACCGGCCGATCCTCGAATCGGTCGTCGAGACCGCCATCGAGGCCGGGACCGACGAGATCGTTCTCGTGGTCGGCTACCGCCGGGACCGCATCCAGGACCACTTCGGCGACGGCGACGACTGGGGCGTACCGGTCCGCTACGTCGTCCAGGAGCACCAGCTCGGCGCCGCACACGCGCTCTCGCTCGCCGAATCGGCCGTCGACGGACCGTTCCTCGCGCTGCACGGCGACCGCCCGGTCGACGGGGACCTGCTCGCGCGTTTGACCGACCGCTACGAGGCGAGCGGCCGGCCGACCGTCGCGGCCGCGCGCTCGCGGCGACCCACGGAGTACGGCGCGGTCGAACTCGACGGCGAGGCGGTCGTCGGCGTCTCCGCCGAGCCGACCGCCGACCCACCGTTCCTCGTCAACGCCGGGGCCTACGTCTTCGACGAGCGCGTGTTCGACGCGGTCGAGGCGTCCGACTCGGACACTCGGGGCGACCTCGACCTCGGGATGGCGACGGCGCTGCAGTCGCTCGCCGACGACGGCCTGCTGACGGCGGTGGTCCACGGCGGCTCGTGGCAAGACGTGACCTACCCCTGGGACCTGTTGTCGGCCAACGCCGCGCGGCTCCGGGACGGCGGGAGTACCGACGTTCCCGACGGTGTCCACGAGACGGCCGCGGTGTCCGGCGACGCGGCGCTGGCGGAGACCGTCTCGGTCGGCTCGCACGTGTCGGTCCTGCCGGGGACGGCGCTCGGCCGGAACGTCCGCGTCGGCTCGAACGTCACCCTCTCGAACTGTATCGTGCTCCCAGGTGCGGAGATCGGGCACGGGGCGGTCCTCTCGGACTGCGTCGTCGGCGAATCAGCCTCCGTCGGACCGAACGTCACCGTCGAGGGGGGCGACGCCGACGTGGTCGTCGACGGGCGCGTCCACGAGGACGTGCGACTGGGCGGCGTGCTCGGCGACCGCGCGACGCTCCGGGGTAACGTGACCGTCCGCCCGGGGACGACCGTCGGCTGTGACGTGCGGGCGGACGCGGGGACGGTCCTCGACGGTCGGATCGACTCGCGAGAGACGGTGCGGAGGGGATAA
- the glmS gene encoding glutamine--fructose-6-phosphate transaminase (isomerizing) → MCGIIGYVGDESAQPRLVSGLRKLEYRGYDSAGIALANGDLSVTKRTGLVGDLDLPVDSPQTVGIGHTRWSTHGPPTDANAHPHTDCSGRVAVVHNGIVGNYDDLRAELPGHTFRSETDTEVVAHLVEEALADGHDLPSAVASVAERIEGSYALGVVAAGFDGIVVARRASPLVVGYGEGENFVASDVTPLLEHTRSVSYLEDGDVAVVTRDGITVEHGGEPVERARHTIEWDADAAEKGGYDHYMLKEIHEQPQSLRQAIAGRIDDFEGRVDLDLSLPESFLREVDEIQLVACGTSYHACLFGKQLIESLADVRATVEYGSEYAVGSGRTPDRTLVVGVSQSGETADTLRGLRAARRSGVRTLGVTNTVDSTVARECDDAVYIQAGPEIGVAATKTFGSQVVTLALLAVAVADARDELDPEVAGDLLDGLQRLPGAVQGVLDDEETIRDVAEHYADGEAFFFVGRQFGSPVALEGALKLKEISYDHAEGFPAGELKHGPLALVTDETPVLALLTDGARPDETANNVREVQARGAPVIAFSSATRGEEDVAEQFSIPDLGLLEPLVANVYLQLFAYHLANSKGRSIDKPRNLAKSVTVE, encoded by the coding sequence ATGTGTGGAATCATCGGCTACGTCGGCGACGAATCGGCACAGCCACGCCTCGTGAGCGGGCTGCGGAAACTGGAGTACCGCGGGTACGACTCGGCGGGGATCGCCCTCGCCAACGGCGACCTGAGTGTCACCAAGCGCACCGGTCTGGTCGGCGACCTCGACTTGCCGGTCGACTCCCCGCAGACGGTGGGGATCGGACACACCCGCTGGAGCACCCACGGGCCGCCGACCGACGCCAACGCGCATCCCCACACCGACTGTTCTGGCCGCGTCGCGGTCGTCCACAACGGGATCGTGGGCAACTACGACGACCTGCGAGCGGAGCTACCGGGCCATACCTTCCGCAGCGAGACCGACACCGAGGTGGTCGCCCACCTCGTCGAGGAGGCGCTGGCCGACGGCCACGACCTCCCGAGCGCTGTCGCGAGCGTCGCCGAGCGCATCGAGGGCAGCTACGCCCTGGGCGTCGTCGCCGCCGGCTTCGACGGGATCGTCGTCGCGCGGCGGGCCAGCCCGCTCGTCGTCGGCTACGGCGAGGGCGAGAACTTCGTCGCCAGCGACGTGACGCCGCTGCTCGAACACACTCGCTCGGTCTCCTACCTCGAAGACGGCGACGTCGCCGTCGTCACGCGCGACGGAATCACCGTCGAACACGGCGGCGAGCCGGTCGAGCGCGCCCGCCACACCATCGAGTGGGACGCCGACGCCGCCGAGAAGGGCGGCTACGACCACTACATGCTCAAGGAGATCCACGAGCAGCCCCAGTCGCTCCGCCAGGCCATCGCCGGTCGGATCGACGACTTCGAGGGACGAGTCGATCTGGACCTCTCGCTGCCCGAGTCGTTCCTGCGCGAGGTCGACGAGATCCAGCTCGTCGCCTGCGGGACCTCCTATCACGCCTGCCTGTTCGGGAAACAGCTGATCGAGTCGCTGGCGGACGTGCGTGCGACCGTCGAGTACGGCAGCGAGTACGCCGTCGGCAGCGGGCGCACGCCTGACCGCACGCTCGTGGTCGGAGTCAGCCAGAGCGGCGAGACCGCCGACACCCTGCGCGGGCTGCGGGCGGCGCGGCGCTCGGGCGTCCGGACGCTCGGCGTCACCAACACCGTCGACTCGACGGTCGCCCGCGAGTGCGACGACGCCGTCTACATCCAGGCCGGTCCCGAGATCGGTGTCGCCGCGACCAAGACGTTCGGCTCGCAGGTCGTCACGCTCGCGTTGTTGGCCGTCGCGGTCGCCGACGCCCGGGACGAACTCGACCCCGAGGTGGCAGGGGACCTACTCGACGGCCTCCAGCGACTCCCCGGCGCCGTCCAGGGCGTCCTCGACGACGAGGAGACCATCAGAGACGTCGCCGAGCACTACGCCGATGGCGAGGCTTTCTTCTTCGTCGGCCGCCAGTTCGGTTCGCCCGTCGCGCTGGAGGGCGCGCTGAAGCTCAAGGAGATCTCCTACGACCACGCCGAGGGGTTCCCCGCCGGCGAACTCAAACACGGCCCGCTCGCGCTGGTCACCGACGAGACGCCGGTGCTCGCCCTCCTGACCGACGGCGCCCGACCGGACGAGACGGCCAACAACGTCCGCGAGGTCCAGGCCCGGGGCGCCCCCGTCATCGCCTTCTCCTCGGCCACCCGCGGCGAGGAAGACGTAGCCGAGCAGTTCTCGATCCCCGACCTCGGACTGCTGGAACCGCTGGTCGCCAACGTCTACCTCCAGCTGTTCGCCTACCACCTCGCCAACAGCAAGGGCCGTTCGATCGACAAACCGCGCAACCTCGCCAAGAGCGTCACCGTCGAGTGA
- a CDS encoding LamG domain-containing protein, translated as MAPDPPRGDDEGDEETLDISRRSLLRATGAATIVSASIAGCLGGDDPGEYRVGYGGTAYRLEGGSDPALAAVATFTATSDGLVARWSFDGTGASATDAVGDNDGAVRGSPRQGVAGARGSLAYEFGPSADNYVEVPDAGALRPASALSFGGWYRTDSGANSQTLVQKADRRYGDEGYAVDVQTPNSLRGHVAVESGQASVNPWGLDTNDGEWHHVFLTWDGEVLVGYFDGEEVDRDDSQSGDVVHSDRPLYVGYGDNSYSTVYDMDGAVDDVRVYDTALTAEDVTALYDGEATTATPTPTNTATPTPTDTATQTSTPTATPTPTDTATPTPTPTSTPTPTPTPTATPTPTPAGSGRPTPVAHWRFEETGGSTVADGVGSNDGTVVGAPDLSTPGVFDSSGARFGPSAEDYVEVPDAPALRPTAELSFGGWYRSDSGTNGQTLVQKADRRYGDEGYAVDVQTPDSLRGHVAVASGQASVNPWGIDTDDGEWHHVFLTWDGTDLVLYLDGEEVARDDSQSGDAVHSDRPLYVGYGDNGYTSYYGMDGAVDDVRVYDTALTAEDVTALFDGETPTSTPTPTPTPTPTSTPTPTPTPTPTSTPTPTPTPTSTPTPSATSTPTATPTPTDTPTETSTDTPTETPTPTDSVTVTPIPNDEFGERGYGEFGYGGVDPETTS; from the coding sequence ATGGCACCCGACCCACCACGGGGGGACGACGAGGGGGACGAGGAGACGCTGGACATCTCGCGCCGGTCGCTACTGCGGGCGACCGGCGCCGCGACTATCGTTTCGGCGTCGATCGCGGGCTGTCTCGGCGGCGACGACCCGGGCGAGTACCGCGTCGGCTACGGCGGGACGGCCTACCGACTCGAAGGGGGGAGCGATCCGGCGCTCGCCGCCGTCGCGACGTTCACAGCGACGAGCGACGGACTCGTCGCTCGCTGGTCGTTCGACGGCACCGGCGCCTCGGCGACCGACGCCGTGGGCGACAACGACGGCGCCGTCCGCGGCTCGCCACGCCAGGGCGTCGCCGGCGCCCGCGGTTCGCTGGCCTACGAGTTCGGTCCCTCGGCGGACAACTACGTCGAGGTCCCGGACGCTGGCGCGCTCAGACCCGCGAGTGCGCTCTCGTTCGGCGGTTGGTACCGGACCGATTCGGGCGCGAACAGCCAGACGCTCGTCCAGAAGGCCGACCGTCGCTACGGTGACGAGGGCTACGCCGTCGACGTGCAGACGCCCAACAGCCTGCGCGGGCACGTCGCCGTCGAGAGCGGCCAGGCCAGCGTCAACCCCTGGGGGCTCGACACCAACGACGGCGAGTGGCACCACGTCTTCCTCACCTGGGACGGCGAGGTCCTCGTAGGGTACTTCGACGGCGAGGAAGTCGACCGCGACGACTCCCAGTCCGGTGACGTGGTCCACAGCGACCGCCCGCTGTACGTCGGGTACGGCGACAACAGCTACAGCACCGTCTACGATATGGACGGGGCGGTCGACGACGTGCGCGTCTACGACACCGCGCTGACCGCCGAGGACGTGACGGCGCTGTACGACGGGGAGGCGACCACCGCCACGCCGACGCCAACGAATACCGCGACGCCGACCCCGACGGACACCGCGACGCAGACATCGACGCCGACGGCAACCCCGACGCCGACGGACACTGCAACCCCGACGCCGACGCCGACATCGACTCCGACGCCGACGCCGACACCGACGGCCACTCCGACGCCGACGCCCGCCGGGTCGGGACGCCCGACCCCGGTCGCTCACTGGCGGTTCGAGGAGACGGGCGGTTCGACGGTGGCAGACGGCGTCGGGTCGAACGACGGCACCGTGGTCGGCGCCCCGGATCTCTCGACGCCCGGCGTCTTCGACTCCTCGGGGGCCCGGTTCGGACCCTCGGCCGAGGACTACGTCGAAGTGCCCGACGCGCCCGCGCTCCGCCCGACGGCGGAACTCTCGTTCGGCGGCTGGTACCGGTCGGACTCCGGTACCAACGGCCAGACGCTCGTCCAGAAGGCCGACCGTCGCTACGGTGACGAGGGCTACGCCGTCGACGTGCAGACGCCCGACAGCCTGCGCGGGCACGTCGCCGTCGCCAGCGGGCAGGCCAGCGTCAATCCCTGGGGGATCGACACCGACGACGGGGAGTGGCACCACGTCTTCCTCACCTGGGACGGGACCGATCTGGTCCTGTATCTCGACGGCGAGGAAGTCGCCCGCGACGACTCCCAGTCCGGTGACGCGGTCCACAGCGACCGCCCGCTGTACGTCGGGTACGGCGACAACGGGTACACCTCGTACTACGGTATGGACGGGGCCGTCGACGACGTGCGGGTCTACGACACCGCGCTGACCGCCGAGGACGTGACGGCGCTGTTCGACGGCGAGACGCCCACGTCGACGCCCACACCCACGCCGACGCCCACACCCACGTCGACGCCCACACCCACGCCGACGCCCACACCCACGTCGACGCCCACACCCACGCCGACGCCCACATCCACGCCGACGCCGTCGGCGACTTCAACACCCACAGCGACACCGACGCCGACCGACACGCCGACAGAGACATCGACCGACACGCCGACAGAGACGCCGACGCCGACCGACAGCGTGACCGTCACGCCGATCCCGAACGACGAGTTCGGGGAGCGGGGGTACGGCGAGTTCGGCTACGGCGGCGTCGACCCGGAGACGACATCATGA
- a CDS encoding glucosamine inositolphosphorylceramide transferase family protein yields the protein MGADRQGRDGGDGRETDRATDSGTLELPSTDEPDEHALLAHARADPDPLLVRIRRRLARSTVLERAVWHTGELLHVRKGAGEFRPDPVDVSGLYDGETVPSYPIDAERAPSEFLPAGDLDPVITAADVTDFGRADCVADPFLFVDVEGRWHCFFEVYTLDREPSAAIAHAESPDGYEWTYDRVVLEHPYHLSFPYVFRWAGEHYMVPDQWSKTVDPAPATLYRAESFPTAWEPVADLVRPETPRHDFAPFRWGDRWWALMGDGVDLYAYHSDDLEAPDWTPHEANPVVENRPAAARPGGRPLVFDDRVLAFYQDCVGRYGERIRPYEITELTPSTYEDRERADSPALEPTGGLAWNSGAMHHVDPWWDGEGYHCAVDGNIGFGYQVLGEHHWSIGIYRA from the coding sequence ATGGGCGCAGACAGGCAGGGACGGGACGGTGGGGACGGGAGAGAGACCGACCGGGCGACCGACTCGGGGACGCTCGAACTGCCCTCGACCGACGAGCCCGACGAACACGCGCTGCTCGCTCACGCCCGCGCCGACCCGGACCCGCTGTTGGTACGGATCCGCCGACGACTGGCGCGATCGACCGTCTTGGAGCGAGCCGTCTGGCACACCGGCGAACTGCTGCACGTTCGGAAGGGCGCAGGCGAATTCCGACCCGACCCCGTCGACGTGTCGGGGCTGTACGACGGCGAGACGGTTCCCTCGTACCCGATCGACGCCGAACGGGCTCCGTCGGAGTTCCTCCCGGCGGGCGATCTCGACCCCGTGATCACCGCCGCGGACGTGACCGACTTCGGCCGCGCCGACTGCGTGGCCGACCCGTTCCTCTTCGTCGACGTCGAGGGCCGGTGGCACTGCTTTTTCGAGGTGTACACGCTCGACCGCGAGCCATCCGCGGCCATCGCCCACGCGGAGAGCCCCGACGGCTACGAGTGGACCTACGACCGGGTCGTCCTCGAACACCCGTATCACCTCTCCTTCCCGTACGTCTTCCGCTGGGCCGGCGAGCACTACATGGTGCCCGACCAGTGGTCGAAGACGGTGGATCCCGCGCCGGCGACGCTGTACCGCGCCGAGTCGTTCCCGACGGCGTGGGAGCCCGTCGCCGACCTCGTCCGGCCGGAGACGCCCCGCCACGACTTCGCGCCCTTCCGCTGGGGCGACCGCTGGTGGGCGCTGATGGGCGACGGCGTCGACCTGTACGCCTACCACAGCGACGACCTCGAAGCGCCCGACTGGACGCCCCACGAGGCCAATCCAGTCGTCGAGAACCGGCCCGCCGCGGCCCGCCCCGGCGGCCGCCCGCTCGTCTTCGACGACCGGGTGCTGGCTTTCTACCAGGACTGTGTCGGCCGCTACGGCGAGCGGATCCGACCCTACGAGATCACCGAGCTGACGCCGTCGACCTACGAGGACCGCGAGCGAGCCGACTCGCCCGCCCTGGAGCCGACCGGTGGACTGGCGTGGAACTCCGGCGCGATGCACCACGTCGACCCCTGGTGGGACGGGGAGGGGTACCACTGCGCGGTCGACGGGAACATCGGCTTCGGGTACCAGGTGCTCGGGGAACACCACTGGTCGATCGGTATCTACCGTGCCTGA
- a CDS encoding glycosyltransferase: protein MTDRLDGGGGVRGDDVVAAGTDGDESEAQLRPTVTVVVVTYNSVPTVAETLASLTDQTYPSDRYEVVVVDGGSTDGTAETVADYGVEFLVEDGAGIGACRNRGIDRAESDYVAFTDSDCAVPATWLDSLVDRMATYADDAFVVGVGGPNRPFPTDSSFTKLVGSFQGTVFGSGRSPQSHDIGRERLVGSVAACNVLYDAAVFDSVRYDDSVNVGEDAELHFRLSEAGYRFAFDPEIAVSHHLSPTLGALWRKNRSYGTAMARIQRRHGKLIRWYSFLPTAAIGGGIAAAAADLATRRARYVPLLAALFLLASAYATVQVYRDRGTPLAALVPVIFAVQYLAYGVGFAEGLTVEDP from the coding sequence GTGACGGACCGGCTCGACGGCGGCGGTGGGGTGCGAGGTGACGACGTGGTGGCCGCCGGGACGGACGGAGACGAGTCGGAGGCACAGCTTCGACCGACGGTGACGGTCGTCGTCGTCACGTACAACTCGGTGCCGACGGTGGCCGAGACGCTGGCGTCGCTAACCGACCAGACGTACCCGTCCGACCGGTACGAGGTGGTCGTCGTCGACGGCGGGTCGACGGACGGGACGGCCGAGACGGTCGCCGACTACGGCGTGGAGTTCCTCGTCGAGGACGGAGCGGGTATCGGCGCCTGTCGTAACCGCGGGATCGACCGCGCCGAGAGCGACTACGTGGCGTTCACGGACTCCGACTGCGCGGTCCCGGCCACCTGGCTCGACTCGCTGGTCGACCGGATGGCGACCTACGCCGACGACGCGTTCGTCGTCGGCGTCGGCGGACCGAACCGGCCGTTCCCGACCGATTCGTCGTTCACGAAGCTCGTCGGGAGCTTCCAGGGGACGGTCTTCGGATCCGGGCGCTCGCCCCAGTCGCACGACATCGGCCGCGAGCGCCTCGTCGGTTCGGTCGCCGCCTGCAACGTCCTCTACGACGCCGCCGTCTTCGACTCCGTTCGCTACGACGATTCCGTCAACGTCGGCGAGGACGCCGAGCTGCACTTCCGACTGAGCGAGGCGGGCTATCGCTTCGCCTTCGACCCCGAGATCGCCGTCTCCCATCACCTCTCGCCGACCCTCGGTGCGCTCTGGCGGAAGAACCGCTCGTACGGGACGGCGATGGCGCGTATCCAGCGCCGCCACGGGAAGCTGATCCGGTGGTACTCGTTTCTGCCGACCGCGGCCATCGGCGGCGGGATCGCCGCGGCGGCCGCCGACCTCGCGACGCGACGGGCGCGCTACGTCCCGCTGCTGGCCGCGCTGTTTCTACTGGCGAGCGCCTACGCAACCGTTCAGGTGTACCGCGACCGCGGGACGCCCCTCGCCGCGCTGGTCCCCGTCATCTTCGCCGTCCAGTACCTCGCCTACGGCGTCGGCTTCGCCGAGGGACTCACCGTCGAGGACCCCTGA